The proteins below are encoded in one region of Pongo pygmaeus isolate AG05252 chromosome 20, NHGRI_mPonPyg2-v2.0_pri, whole genome shotgun sequence:
- the ANGPTL4 gene encoding angiopoietin-related protein 4 isoform X2, giving the protein MSGAPTAGAALMLCAATAVLLSAQGGPVQSKSPRFASWDEMNVLAHGLLQLGQGLREHAERTRSQLSALERRLSACGSACQGTEGSTALPLAPESRVDPEVLHSLQTQLKAQNSRIQQLFHKVAQQQRHLEKQHLRIQRLQSQFDLLDPKHLDHEVAKPARRKRLPEMTQPVDLAYNVSRLYHGGWTVIQRRHDGSVDFNRPWEAYKAGFGDPQGEFWLGLEKVHSITGDRNSRLAVQLRDWDGNAESLQFSVHLGGEDTAYSLQLTAPVAGQLGATTVPPSSLSVPFSTWDQDHDLRRDKNCAKSLSGGWWFGTCSHSNLNGQYFRSIPQQRQKLKKGIFWKTWRGRYYPLQATTMLIQPTAAEAAS; this is encoded by the exons ATGAGCGGTGCTCCGACGGCCGGAGCAGCCCTGATGCTCTGCGCCGCCACCGCCGTGCTCCTGAGCGCTCAGGGCGGCCCCGTGCAGTCCAAGTCGCCGCGCTTTGCGTCCTGGGACGAGATGAATGTCCTGGCGCACGGACTCCTGCAGCTCGGCCAGGGGCTGCGCGAACACGCAGAGCGCACCCGCAGTCAGCTGAGCGCGCTGGAGCGGCGCCTGAGCGCGTGCGGGTCGGCCTGCCAGGGAACCGAGGGGTCCACTGCCCTCCCGTTAGCCCCTGAGAGCCGGGTGGACCCTGAGGTCCTTCACAGCCTGCAG ACACAACTCAAGGCTCAGAACAGCAGGATCCAGCAACTCTTCCACAAGGTGGCCCAGCAGCAGCGGCACCTGGAGAAGCAGCACCTGCGAATTCAGCGTCTGCAAAGCCAG TTTGACCTCCTGGACCCCAAGCACCTAGACCATGAGGTGGCCAAGCCTGCCCGAAGAAAGAGGCTGCCCGAGATGACCCAGCCAGTTGACCTGGCTTACAATGTCAGCCGCCTGTACC ATGGAGGCTGGACAGTAATTCAGAGGCGCCACGATGGCTCGGTGGACTTCAACCGGCCCTGGGAAGCCTATAAGGCGGGGTTCGGGGATCCCCAAG GCGAGTTCTGGCTGGGCCTGGAGAAGGTGCATAGCATCACGGGGGACCGCAACAGCCGCCTGGCCGTGCAGCTGCGGGACTGGGATGGCAACGCCGAGTCGCTGCAGTTCTCTGTGCACCTGGGTGGCGAGGACACGGCCTACAGCCTGCAGCTCACTGCGCCCGTGGCCGGCCAGCTGGGCGCCACCACCGTCCCACCCAGCAGCCTCTCCGTACCCTTCTCCACCTGGGACCAGGATCACGACCTCCGCAGGGACAAGAACTGCGCCAAGAGCCTCTCTG GAGGCTGGTGGTTTGGCACCTGCAGCCATTCCAACCTCAACGGCCAGTACTTCCGCTCCATCCCACAGCAGCGGCAGAAGCTTAAGAAGGGAATCTTCTGGAAGACCTGGCGGGGCCGCTACTACCCACTGCAGGCCACCACCATGTTGATCCAGCCCACGGCAGCAGAGGCAGCCTCCTAG
- the ANGPTL4 gene encoding angiopoietin-related protein 4 isoform X1, producing MSGAPTAGAALMLCAATAVLLSAQGGPVQSKSPRFASWDEMNVLAHGLLQLGQGLREHAERTRSQLSALERRLSACGSACQGTEGSTALPLAPESRVDPEVLHSLQTQLKAQNSRIQQLFHKVAQQQRHLEKQHLRIQRLQSQFDLLDPKHLDHEVAKPARRKRLPEMTQPVDLAYNVSRLYRLPRDCQELFEDGERQSGLFEIQPQGSPPFLVNCKMTSDGGWTVIQRRHDGSVDFNRPWEAYKAGFGDPQGEFWLGLEKVHSITGDRNSRLAVQLRDWDGNAESLQFSVHLGGEDTAYSLQLTAPVAGQLGATTVPPSSLSVPFSTWDQDHDLRRDKNCAKSLSGGWWFGTCSHSNLNGQYFRSIPQQRQKLKKGIFWKTWRGRYYPLQATTMLIQPTAAEAAS from the exons ATGAGCGGTGCTCCGACGGCCGGAGCAGCCCTGATGCTCTGCGCCGCCACCGCCGTGCTCCTGAGCGCTCAGGGCGGCCCCGTGCAGTCCAAGTCGCCGCGCTTTGCGTCCTGGGACGAGATGAATGTCCTGGCGCACGGACTCCTGCAGCTCGGCCAGGGGCTGCGCGAACACGCAGAGCGCACCCGCAGTCAGCTGAGCGCGCTGGAGCGGCGCCTGAGCGCGTGCGGGTCGGCCTGCCAGGGAACCGAGGGGTCCACTGCCCTCCCGTTAGCCCCTGAGAGCCGGGTGGACCCTGAGGTCCTTCACAGCCTGCAG ACACAACTCAAGGCTCAGAACAGCAGGATCCAGCAACTCTTCCACAAGGTGGCCCAGCAGCAGCGGCACCTGGAGAAGCAGCACCTGCGAATTCAGCGTCTGCAAAGCCAG TTTGACCTCCTGGACCCCAAGCACCTAGACCATGAGGTGGCCAAGCCTGCCCGAAGAAAGAGGCTGCCCGAGATGACCCAGCCAGTTGACCTGGCTTACAATGTCAGCCGCCTGTACC GGCTGCCTAGGGATTGCCAGGAGCTGTTCGAGGACGGGGAGAGGCAGAGTGGACTATTTGAGATCCAGCCTCAGGGGTCTCCTCCATTTTTGGTGAACTGCAAGATGACCTCAG ATGGAGGCTGGACAGTAATTCAGAGGCGCCACGATGGCTCGGTGGACTTCAACCGGCCCTGGGAAGCCTATAAGGCGGGGTTCGGGGATCCCCAAG GCGAGTTCTGGCTGGGCCTGGAGAAGGTGCATAGCATCACGGGGGACCGCAACAGCCGCCTGGCCGTGCAGCTGCGGGACTGGGATGGCAACGCCGAGTCGCTGCAGTTCTCTGTGCACCTGGGTGGCGAGGACACGGCCTACAGCCTGCAGCTCACTGCGCCCGTGGCCGGCCAGCTGGGCGCCACCACCGTCCCACCCAGCAGCCTCTCCGTACCCTTCTCCACCTGGGACCAGGATCACGACCTCCGCAGGGACAAGAACTGCGCCAAGAGCCTCTCTG GAGGCTGGTGGTTTGGCACCTGCAGCCATTCCAACCTCAACGGCCAGTACTTCCGCTCCATCCCACAGCAGCGGCAGAAGCTTAAGAAGGGAATCTTCTGGAAGACCTGGCGGGGCCGCTACTACCCACTGCAGGCCACCACCATGTTGATCCAGCCCACGGCAGCAGAGGCAGCCTCCTAG